The Quercus lobata isolate SW786 chromosome 9, ValleyOak3.0 Primary Assembly, whole genome shotgun sequence region CAATTTGTTGTTTATATTCAGCaacactttttcaaattttaaaatcttttacATGTCTGTGAGTCGATATCTTCATGGCTTATCAAGTCATCACTTTCTGTTTTACACGCTGACACTTGTATATCACATACATACTTGAGTTTAGACCATTGTGTGGTTtatcgtgtgtgtgtgtgtatatatatactgttTTCTTACATGCTAACATCTGTATATCACAAGCTTGACTTGTGATGCTTCATACTCTGTTTTAGAAATTTCAGAAATATAATGATCATAATCTCATGTTTACCTGATTAGCATTGTGATTGGGACTCTGAATTTTGTTTGAACCAAATCCCAAATGATTAGCATATGATACGTTGTGATTGAAGTGAATGGTAATTCCACATTCCTACTATTTGAATTtgttaatcattttattttattctggACTATACTATGAAAAGCTGTCTGTTgcaaaaaactaattatattgCATGTTCTTCATTACAAAAAACTCACTGCCTTTGACTTCCCtcatttcacattttttaacTGACTTCTTCATGAAATTGCTTAATTCtattttcatcttctcatcttacCTGGCCTTGGCCtcggcttttttattttaggaactTTCAATGAGGACTAGTTGACTGTGCAGCATTCTCTTTCACGTTCTTTATAAAGTTTCACATCCACTATGGCTATTGGCACAATGATCATTCttctattttgttaaatttacaCTGAGAGCAGTCCTTGATCTGTATATTAGCTGAGTTTATTTAGTGTTGTTATTAAGTTTTGACAATAATTAGATGATGATTGTGATGACTGACTGCATTCTGGTTTGACTTCCAACTTTGATGGATATGTCCTAGATTTTTAGTGGCTACACAGCTATGGAATGGTTATATTGGGGGTTATATTTGAATTTCTCACATTGATATTTGAAGTTGGGGCTTTGTCATGTTGTTTCTTCTTGTTGGGTGGGTTGAGCGAGTGCtgtgaaataaaattttctgaGTTTGCATGCCTTTATTTTTCCTACTATTTTGGATCTCTAAGATATGTTTTATGTTGCAGACTGATGCAGAGAAGATGTACATGGTTATTAAGGCTGCTTCTATTGAACAGAACTGCAAGCCAAGTTTAATGCAACATGGTCTTTGTGGACAGCATGCAGATTCTTTTAACATCCTTCCTAGCGAGGATGGTAGTGTTAGTGGGAAATCTGTTGTTAATATGGATATGGGTAAAAGCACAAAGGTAACGTATTTTGGCATGAATTGATTTAAATAGTTCTGATTTCAGGGTTACTAATTATTTATGTGAATATAACAGGGTAAATCATGTTTGGCTTCTGCTCTCttttgcatgtgtgtgtgtgttttttttctgCCTGGGGGGGATATGATCTCAAGTTTTGCAACATAAGCTGCTGTAGTTGCTTGCTTAGCTTTTTCTAGGAGTGCAAGTAATTTTGGTGAAGTTTTGCAGTTTATTTGCAATCTGTGATTTTTTATAAGGGAAATTCTTCAttataaaatatgtgaaaaaGGGGCTTCCAGGGGCTTTGTTTTCTGTAAAAATTTGAGTAACAtatgtatgtttttatttaagaaaagaaTTCAATGTGAACGAGTAGCTACTTATCCCTCTAGACATTAGTAGTTTTTCTTAGTTGTGTGGGGCAAGGGTTAGATGGAAAGGGATATTTCTGGTGGAAAAttacctttatatatatttgaggtTAATTTTGAATGCTTCAGATTGAAGGTCTTCTTTCTTGGAAGCAAATCTGGTTTTGTCTCGTGTAAAATACCCTTTTTAGCATGGACTGCTACACCCTAAAGAATTTTGACCATTGACAAATTTGGGGAGTTGATCTCATGTTCTTTTGGTGCCTATGGATGGAGTGGAATAGCTTGAATTTTGAGGGGGTTTCTTGTTATCTCCTTGAACTCTAACCTTTAATGTGTATGGCTGATATGGCTGATTGAATGATTCTACATATTCTTTTATATGTTGCTTGCGGATATATCGATCTGCTACAATATTAATGTTTAGTTttaattgttttctcttttctaaaATGCTTAGTGGGACCTGGGTTCTGACTTTTGACCCTGTGgaatttttaatgaatttatttattgagaaGAGGTTCAAAGTAAGATAGGCTTATGTTCAATTTTTGTAACTGGTCAAAGGGTGTTATCAACTGTAAGTGGGAGGGTTTGATTCTTTAAAGCGAtcacttcaattaaaaaaaatgatttaggGTAggatcctctctctctctctcccaaaaaaaataaaaaaaaaaaagaacttgctTTTTGCGAGACACTGTGCTTATGGCCTTTTATGGTCTTTTTCAGAGTCATTTTTTGCGTGTTTATGGTACAAGTTTCTATATTGTCTAAGATTAAAAATTGCTTGCTGTGGGTGCATTTTTGGGTGTGGGAGAATGATAGACTGGTGTAGATGGCAGTGTGATTTACTTATAGGTTTGACATGCAGCTTATGGTTTGTACTTTTTATATCTGTGACTCTCCGCAGAAGGTTTTTATGGAAGCTCCATTTGCCTTTTCAATTAAATGCAATTTAGTCACtgatttatttgaaaatatggtCTAGCATGTACTTAATTTAAGTAGTTGTCTAAGCATAAACTATTTTGTAAATAGAGGATATTGGGCTATATTTTTATCATCTAATCCTTTTGGTTTCTtaattattatatctttcttttttttgaaatttactaCATAGCCTAAATTATTTTGGTCTTCCGTACAGGAGAGTGCAgctgcttttgtttttttcaagaCTCGCTATGCTGCTCTCGTTGCTGCACAGgttcttcaattttcaaatcCCATGTTATGGGTAACAAACTTGGCTCCAGAGCCACATGATGTTTATTGGTCAAACCTTTGTATACCATACAAACAACTTTGGATCCGTAAGATAGGAACACTTGTGGCTACTATTGCCttcatgtttgtgtttcttATTCCTGTAACACTTGTTCAAGGTTTGACTCAACTAGATCAGCTACAACAAACATTTCCATTCTTGAGAGGACTTCTGAAGAAGTAAGTAAATATTGTGATGATTCAttaaagaatagaaaagaaaagaagaagtaaatatTGTGATGATAGAGCTGTGTTGTgtatctattatttttgtaattttgttaggTTAGTTTTGCATGACTCACTTGTTGGTGTTGCATGGATAAGTGTCAAAGAACACATTTGCTTCATAAATTGCATATGTGATATTCCagggatttaatttttttttttttttgggacaagtCAGGGTGTTCTAATATGTTGGAAGAATACACTAGAATATAGATTCTTGATAAAATATTCAGGTTCTTATCTGAATTAGAGAGTTTGTTAGTTCTAGTGCATCATTATGAGATAACCTAGTTTGAGAATATAAAAGCAACTACGATTTATTTTGGGTTGGAATTTAAGTGCTAGCTATGAAAGGCAATCtaacatttaaaatattatcttGTGTGTAAATCTACATGTTATTCCTAATGGATGGTCTAACTTCTTTCCCTCATGGGGTTCACATATGCATGTGATATATATAAATGCTTTTGTCAAAACTGTATCGATGTTAGGTAAAGTTATTAACCATGGATATCCTTTACTTAGCAGTGTCATGCTTAACtttgttcttgaatttttaattttaaatagttTTCTAGCTTAATATTGTTTATAGAAGCAATGTATAAGAAAATGTACACTGTGAATTCTGAATGACTGGTCAGATGACTCAGATTATATATTTCCCTCCAATAAACACACAACATAAGTTGCATCCTACACGATGTGGTTGTAATGAGTGGATGACCTATcattttatctttaattttttattttattttatttttctccttttgttACATTGATTTACACATTTATGCCACGGAGACTTACACGTGGTGCTTGTGCAATGTGGCTCAACATAAAGTGGTACATGCTGTATGATGTGTTTCCATCATGTGAAGCACAATAAGTACTTTAAATTAGTAATATATTTTACTCTTAAGTGAAACTTTGTCActaaaatttcaagaagtttaaaaatattattccaATTAAATCTTATCACCATAAGTTTCCAACAATTGAAAAgaagttttattatatattttaaattattttaatcatagttttattttaataataaaggtTCTTACATGTGCATGCACTATGTCAACATGTCACATGTCATATGACGTGCTTTAGTTTAGAGtgattttgattaaatttaaaagTTCTTGCATGGGCATAGTGCTAATTTGCATGTAAATTTACTATGTGCCTTGGTGCAGGAAGTATATGAGTCAGCTGGTAACAGGTTACCTTCCAAGTGTAGTTTTGATTTTAGCTCTGTATATTGTACCACCAGTCATGATGCTATTTTCAGCAGTAGAGGGGTCTATTTCCCGCAGTGGGAGAAAAAGGAGTGCATGCTGCAAAGTCTTGTACTTCACAATTTGGAATGTCTTTTTTGTTAATGTTTTTACTGGCTCTGTTATCAGCCAATTGAACGTCTTTTCTAGTGTGAAAGACATACCTACACAACTTGCCAAAGCGGTTCCTAGACAGGTTTATTCTTTGATTCCCAAATAAGTTTGTTATTTACTTTATTTGACTATGCTACTCTATGCAGACTATTCCATATAATTTTGTGGGAGTTTTGACCATTATTAATTTCTAAGTATTGATTGTACTAAGGCTATACAACGAAGGgttttatttgtgaaaataattCCTCATGATGGATGTTTCATATTTAAATCCTTTCTTCAATTATGAGATTCTCATGGAAAAAAAGATTTTCcagccttttaaaaaaaaaaaaaaaaatctttttaggcAAATATAGAAGTTTTGGCATTAACTTTTCATCATGATTGTGGTATTCAAATATTTGCAGGTTACCTTCTTCACGACTTATGTTTTATCATCTGGTTGGGCAAGTTTGGCTTGTGAAGTGATGCAAGTCTTTGCCCTTTCCTGCAACTTGTTTAAAAGATTCGTACTTAGAAAAAAGGATGATTCATCCAGTGGCACCTTGTCTTTCCCATACCATACAGAAGTCCCACGACTCCTCTTGTTTGGATTCCTTGGCTTTACATGTTCCATCTTGGCACCCTTAATAGTGCCCTTCTTGTGGGTCTACTTTGTACTTGCTTATTTTGTCTATCGAAATCAGGTGAGTGCTCCCATCATTCATTTGTCCCTGATTTTGCCTTTAGAGATATTAGTTGCACTTTCTAATTGTTAGTGTCTTTAGCATGTGTAATTTTTTGCCAAGTTCTGTTATTAGtgatttgattgtgttttgtCCATGATTCAGAGCTTGTTCTTCCATTTCCAATGTAGTTATCGAATGTGTTTGAATAAGGTATTCATTAGATTGTGTTCTTCCATTTTACATCGTAGATACAGAATGTGGTCAAATAGTGCATTCAGTTGAGTTGTATACTGATGGTGTTTCTTTTTGTTATCCAACCTCCAACTAGATTTTGGTAttatcttcctttctctcttctaGTACCTGATCTTAGTCCTCTCTGACTTAGTCATAGGTTTATTGCTAGAAACTAAATGTTCTTAGCATCCCTCAATCTTAGtacattttgaaattattaaaagGGCCAAAATGATGGTTCCAAAAGAAGCAACTTGATGCAGGGAAGCCTAGAGAATTTTTTGATTGGGGGCTGCCATCACAATGGAAGGGTGGTGAATTGAATCTTAGGTGATGGGAAATTGATTCGATACGATTGCAGTGGCTGGTTTTAAATTATAAGGTTTTTTAAACTTTCAGAGAACTATTTGTAGAGAAGAATAGCCCACTGATAAATTAAGATAATGAAAAAGAGAAGAGTGCATATTCTAGAAACAAGAAAAGAGATAGAAGAGACCTTAGGGGGAAGTGCCTATTAAGTTCTTAAGTTTTCATCGTGTCTGGGTTGTTTGACCACAATAATCATATTTAAAGATTTTTATAGGCTTAGTAAAGAAAGCTGATGTGATGCTTGCACCttgcaaaataaaaactaccTAATAACGCTATTAACTCAAGGACTAAGAATGCACACACTTTGGATGGCTAGAGAAACTTTTTACCTTGCAGAATTTGATTTCATGGGCATTGCAAGTATccccataaataaaaattgtagaCTTCTAAAATTTAATACACATAAAAGTCCTACTAAGCTCCTTTTTGATGGCTGCACTATAAGTAGCAGAAgctcctatatatataaatcttgaaAAAAATCCATCTGGGATGTACCGTCAGTACTTTGCTTGTGGCTTATAGTCATTCCTTTTTCTAATACATCAAGTTTCAGCTTTATTTTTAACAAGCGATGATGCTGCTAATAGATTTTGTGGCAATGAAGGGATTGATAGTGTGATTGGATTGCTGAGATTGTTAATAGATTTACCAATAGATTTTGCTGGTACCATCTATATGTTTGtatattttctcttttggaGTTATTTGTTGTACCAGGAAACATATTTGGATACACAACTTTGGTATTGTAGGTTGGTAAAGTAGTTGTAGTTATTAGTCTTCTGCATCTGTACTCTTAGTTTAGTGTTTTATTACCTAGTTTTAGAGAATCTAATTCCCAGACTCAAGCTGGTGACGCTTGGACAGAGTGCACTTGTCATGGCACCAAGTTCTGAGGTCTTTAGCATCTTCATATAGGTCCGTAAGATACATGAGGGAGATAGAGACCAGTTGTAGAGATCCAAGTCTGGATGATATCTTAGTGGCCCAAATTGGAAATTGATTGGCTACTAATATACCATTGCATCTATTCTTTATGTCGGTATTTTGAAACTAGGTTGTATTTGACATTATGCGTATTAGGAATaagcttaaaattttaaaattagaaattgtTTGGCTCCTAATATACTGTTGCATCTATTCTTCATGTCAGTATATGAGATGGGCCAAATTTAGAGAATCTACTTTCTTACAGCATCAACTAGTATCAAGGTCAAATGTACTTTAATTTTTCACTTCATTTTGCACCTagaattccttttttttcccctctttttttgggaagatTAGTACACAGAGGCATTTTATTAACAGATTACTGATGCACTTATAATGAGTTCAAGGCTTTAGCAGTTTTAAATCAAATATAGGTAAGAAGTCCTAGCTTGGGCATCTAATTTCCAATTATGTAATATTAAGTGAGCATATATAGTTTTGTTTTATCTGTGAGATGATTTGCTTACCATCTTTGAAGTTGTgcttatttttctatttgaagCATAATTAAGGAAAATCATAATTTAACTTCAAAGGTAGATTGGGATGTTTAGAACTTCCATTTTTCCTCCAGATTTTCCTAGAAAGTGACAAGTAGGAAAATTTATAGGGTGGGAATAACCGTTTCATAGAGTAGCTAAGTTGAAGTAGGAAGCACATTTAGATCTCATGCTAGAACTTTTGAGGGATGTGAACGCTCTATTCTTGAGATTaagtcttcttttattttttgcttgagTGGAGTTTAGCTTTACAAACTTATTCATGTTCTTCTCTCCCTGATTTGATTGACAGTTGTAATTTGGGATCTTGATTGTATTGCACCCATAGTACATTTCCTATGTACTTGTGTCTGTTttgatttataataaaattttattacttatccaaaaaaaaaaaaaatctcatgcCACCATATTGTTTTAGGTTAACTAACTCACTGAAAACTTTAGGGAATGTGAAGAGGAGAATAAATTGCGTGTGCGCAAACAGAAGATTTTGCTGTGTGTCCTAAATacagaaattgaaaaagtttgaatgtTAAATTGGTCCTAATTGGAGCATTCCAAATTAGGCTAACGAGAAGGATTCCCCTACATTGTGGTCCATGGATAGAAGCTGTCAAGGAAAAAGCCTAtgcatttaattatattgtttttggATAATGTATGCATGTGCTTTTGTCCATATGTGAACAATAGGACCTGAAGTGTTATGCGCCTATTTTTCATAATCAATCCTAGTAAGAGCGTGCAACATTGATTTTATGATACTCTATTAGGCAATGGATTTGGAGTTCTTGTAGAACGTATATAACCGATGTTATAAATGGTTAAGACTGGCTATAATAGTATGCGTTTGAGTATTCCATTTGGTTTTAGGTCTATGTTCCAACCATAAAGTATAATGttccatattttatttttggttgtagTAAAAAATGGCATGTTAATTAAGGAGGTGACAAAATAGGATAAAACAACAAAGAATGCATGTGTTTGACCCTTACGAGTTTGTCAAGGATTCATAGCCaacctcaaaattttgggattaaggctttgttgttattattattattattcttttttttactaaagaatttaatatatttgttttcatttgaaattttgtgatttgttctctctctctctctctctcttaagaaaatcatttacatgcttcaaatatatttttcagaTACTCAATGTAtatgtttcaaaatatgaaaccGGGGGACAGTTATGGCCCGTTGTTCACAACACAACAATCTTTTCATTGGTACTATCACAAATAATCGCTCTTGGGGTTTTTGGAATTAAACGATCACCAGTGGCTTCAGGCTTCACATTTCCATTGATTATCTGCACTCTTCTATTCAATGAGTATTGTAGGCAGCGATTTCTCCCAATATTTAAGACCAATGCTGCAGAGGTAGCAATTTAAACTggaccctctctctctctctctctctctctctccaaacttGATGATTGGATGTTTTTACAGATTCTTATTGAGATGGATCGGAAAGATGAGCAGAGTGGAAAAATGGAAGAGATTCATCGACAGTTGCGTGCAGCTTATTACCAGTTCACAGTAGCTTCTCAtgaattgtgtaaatttgaaTGCTTGAGTCATGGGGCCAAAAAAAGCAGCCCAGATCCAAAAAATGTGAAGCCAGGTTTGATTCACTCAACACTTAGGATACTCCCGTTACCTGGAATCAAAGCATCAATTGATTGGTTGTCTTTGCCTTTCACTTTTCAGGTAATGAACCAAGACAACAAAATGGGTCACAAACCGTTCATTGCAATTTGGATGTAGAAAAAAGCAGCCCAGATCCAAAAAATGTGAAGCCAGGTTTGATTCACTCAACACTTAGGATACTCCCGTTACCTGGAATCAAAGCATCAATTGATTGGTTGTCTTTGCCTTTCTCTTTTCAGGTAATGAACCAAGACAACAAAATGGTTCACAAACTGTTCATTGCAATTTGGATGTAGAAGAAAACAGAATGAAGTAAATTGAGCTCATGCTTCTGTACATAATTAATTTGTCATATATGCACATTTCATTCATCACAAACAAGTGCCACAAAATTATGCTTTTGAAAGGCCTTGTACAGATTACAAAAATAGTGTTGGGACATTTGACAGCAAAAGACATAGCTTGACCAGCATACAGatcagttttttgttttcttcatttttggcTCAAAATGTTTCCTGTGATCCCAAATTTTCTGTATGGGCAAGGAAATGATGGGGAAAACAACTTTTCTATGATGTCATCATGTATTTTTATAGTTGTgttcaaatacaaataaaaaaaaaaagaaaagaaaaaagttttacacTGGACTGTGCCTCTAGACAGTTAGTGTTGGTGCATACTGCACTAAGCTTCGTACTTTTTGTAGATATTCTTTATTCATTGAAGTTTTTATGTGCAATTGTGCTGCACTCATTTTACCTATGGGCATcctttatattttatatctGTGTTTCTCAATTTGCTCACTGAGGTCTGTTCATCAAAAATGTATGACATGGAGTATGATTTGTTACTGACATAATCAAAACTCCTAGTACCTTCACCGCATATCACCAAGTTAAACAGCATACATCAATGTGGAGCACATTACTCAGCTGAAGCTGATTGAATATAATGCAATTGGTTATATACAAATATTTATGGCACTTGGATTTTGATTCAGGGTGACTTCATTTCCTTTGTCATGGTCTTTCTTACTCTCTCAATGACCTTACCTTAAAACATTTAATTTCAGAAATGCTGTCATTTGCTTTGCTACATTTTATCCCAGACCCAAAAAAATTGGACTAAAGGAGAATACTGTTTTGACCTCACTCACCAATTGAAATTTTGGTGGAGGGTATTGGATAAAACACTATCAAGATAAAAGCATTAAAACTTTTATTTGTGTAGATTGTATTCTATATCTTCAGTAAGATTTTGCATGTGAGGTCCTCGTTTTACCAAGAACGCATTGCCTTTCCCCATACATATTACCCAGTTGCATGATATGCAGGGTTAGTTGTAGCTTTGGCAGGTATGCCAATGGATTGGACATGAGACAATCTCATGGTCCAATTGTATGCTAAATCACTGACTAGCTTGGCCgaatctatataatatttaaatttaatgtaaCACCATGTGTTTTGTGGAATGGTGGtgtacatttttcttttaaatattcttagatatatttaaattagtCAACCaattatgatttattttcttttaaaaatccTTTTAATAGTATCTTCTccatttatataaaacaatattataattatgtaatttaagtctttttattaaattacatttttcttatatatatattgttgtttaatgtaatttatattatatgttctattacataaaacttttaaaaataataaatacttttaaataaCTCATGCACTATTTAACctacaaattttacattatatccttataaaataattatattatattttttaatgcacAGGTTTGTGACGAGTTCCTATTTAATCACAGTATGCTCAACAGTTGAATGGCGTTAATCCTACATTTCCACAATGTCCCAAGGGTTGAGTCCCATTTTATCTTTGGCAAGGTTGGATTTAGGAAGCCTTGCTTGCCATTGTTTAATCTTATATGAAATAGTGATGCAATTAAGTCAAAACACAATTGGTAAAAACGGCATCAGAGCtcatatttgaaatttgtttgtaG contains the following coding sequences:
- the LOC115959781 gene encoding CSC1-like protein RXW8 isoform X3, with the translated sequence MDAVVFLRMVVFSIRIFSIAFVICFLLVLPVNYYGKEAIHHKRISSEQMEVFTIENVKEGSRWLWTHCLALYIITCSACILLYFEYKSISQMRLAHITGSPTNPSHFTVLVRALPWSSEESYSDSVKRFFTNYHASNYLSHQMVYRSGRVQKLMTDAEKMYMVIKAASIEQNCKPSLMQHGLCGQHADSFNILPSEDGSVSGKSVVNMDMGKSTKESAAAFVFFKTRYAALVAAQVLQFSNPMLWVTNLAPEPHDVYWSNLCIPYKQLWIRKIGTLVATIAFMFVFLIPVTLVQGLTQLDQLQQTFPFLRGLLKKKYMSQLVTGYLPSVVLILALYIVPPVMMLFSAVEGSISRSGRKRSACCKVLYFTIWNVFFVNVFTGSVISQLNVFSSVKDIPTQLAKAVPRQVTFFTTYVLSSGWASLACEVMQVFALSCNLFKRFVLRKKDDSSSGTLSFPYHTEVPRLLLFGFLGFTCSILAPLIVPFLWVYFVLAYFVYRNQILNVYVSKYETGGQLWPVVHNTTIFSLVLSQIIALGVFGIKRSPVASGFTFPLIICTLLFNEYCRQRFLPIFKTNAAEILIEMDRKDEQSGKMEEIHRQLRAAYYQFTVASHELCKFECLSHGAKKSSPDPKNVKPGNEPRQQNGSQTVHCNLDVEKSSPDPKNVKPGNEPRQQNGSQTVHCNLDVEENRMK
- the LOC115959781 gene encoding CSC1-like protein RXW8 isoform X1 produces the protein MNVSAFLTSVGINTGLCAVLLMLYSILRKQPSNVNVYFGRRLASMHSTHSNPFSLERFVPSPSWIVKAWKTNEEEILGIGGMDAVVFLRMVVFSIRIFSIAFVICFLLVLPVNYYGKEAIHHKRISSEQMEVFTIENVKEGSRWLWTHCLALYIITCSACILLYFEYKSISQMRLAHITGSPTNPSHFTVLVRALPWSSEESYSDSVKRFFTNYHASNYLSHQMVYRSGRVQKLMTDAEKMYMVIKAASIEQNCKPSLMQHGLCGQHADSFNILPSEDGSVSGKSVVNMDMGKSTKESAAAFVFFKTRYAALVAAQVLQFSNPMLWVTNLAPEPHDVYWSNLCIPYKQLWIRKIGTLVATIAFMFVFLIPVTLVQGLTQLDQLQQTFPFLRGLLKKKYMSQLVTGYLPSVVLILALYIVPPVMMLFSAVEGSISRSGRKRSACCKVLYFTIWNVFFVNVFTGSVISQLNVFSSVKDIPTQLAKAVPRQVTFFTTYVLSSGWASLACEVMQVFALSCNLFKRFVLRKKDDSSSGTLSFPYHTEVPRLLLFGFLGFTCSILAPLIVPFLWVYFVLAYFVYRNQILNVYVSKYETGGQLWPVVHNTTIFSLVLSQIIALGVFGIKRSPVASGFTFPLIICTLLFNEYCRQRFLPIFKTNAAEILIEMDRKDEQSGKMEEIHRQLRAAYYQFTVASHELCKFECLSHGAKKSSPDPKNVKPGNEPRQQNGSQTVHCNLDVEKSSPDPKNVKPGNEPRQQNGSQTVHCNLDVEENRMK
- the LOC115959781 gene encoding CSC1-like protein RXW8 isoform X2; the protein is MNVSAFLTSVGINTGLCAVLLMLYSILRKQPSNVNVYFGRRLASMHSTHSNPFSLERFVPSPSWIVKAWKTNEEEILGIGGMDAVVFLRMVVFSIRIFSIAFVICFLLVLPVNYYGKEAIHHKRISSEQMEVFTIENVKEGSRWLWTHCLALYIITCSACILLYFVILVRALPWSSEESYSDSVKRFFTNYHASNYLSHQMVYRSGRVQKLMTDAEKMYMVIKAASIEQNCKPSLMQHGLCGQHADSFNILPSEDGSVSGKSVVNMDMGKSTKESAAAFVFFKTRYAALVAAQVLQFSNPMLWVTNLAPEPHDVYWSNLCIPYKQLWIRKIGTLVATIAFMFVFLIPVTLVQGLTQLDQLQQTFPFLRGLLKKKYMSQLVTGYLPSVVLILALYIVPPVMMLFSAVEGSISRSGRKRSACCKVLYFTIWNVFFVNVFTGSVISQLNVFSSVKDIPTQLAKAVPRQVTFFTTYVLSSGWASLACEVMQVFALSCNLFKRFVLRKKDDSSSGTLSFPYHTEVPRLLLFGFLGFTCSILAPLIVPFLWVYFVLAYFVYRNQILNVYVSKYETGGQLWPVVHNTTIFSLVLSQIIALGVFGIKRSPVASGFTFPLIICTLLFNEYCRQRFLPIFKTNAAEILIEMDRKDEQSGKMEEIHRQLRAAYYQFTVASHELCKFECLSHGAKKSSPDPKNVKPGNEPRQQNGSQTVHCNLDVEKSSPDPKNVKPGNEPRQQNGSQTVHCNLDVEENRMK